Part of the Candidatus Hydrogenedentota bacterium genome, TCGCGCGCGGATCCACGCGAAACACATACTGGTTCTTGGCATGCATCAAGATGGTCGATTCCTCGGTGAGGACGGGCTTCTTGACGATGTAGTACGCATTTACTTTCATGCGAGGCGCTCCTCGAGTTTCGCGATCGCGTCTTTGAGGACGACGACCCGCTGCGCGCCGAGCACGTCGAGCGCGTTCACGTCGGACGCGGTAATCAGGCGCACGCGCGGCACGTTTCGCGCGGACAGCAGCGTGTTCTTGTCCGTCGTGGCCGTAACCACAAGCGTCTTGCGCCCATTCGGCGAAAGCTTGCTCACCAACTGCGCGAAAGGCTTCGTCTTCGGCTCTTGGTATTCGAGCGATTCCAGCACGCACAACTGTTCGTTGCGCACGCGATCGCTCAGCACGCCGGCCAGCGCCTTGCGCCGGAACGACACCGGAACGTCCTGCCGGTAGCTGCGCTTGTGGGGACCCCACACAACGCCGCCGCCGCGCATGATCGGCTCGCGCGTGCTGCCGTGCCGGGCGCTGCCCGTGCCCT contains:
- the rplD gene encoding 50S ribosomal protein L4, producing the protein MASAKLYRKDGSEAGSIELNDAVFNVDVNPTMVHDVVVALQNNKRQGNHETKTRTEVSGGGRKPYKQKGTGSARHGSTREPIMRGGGVVWGPHKRSYRQDVPVSFRRKALAGVLSDRVRNEQLCVLESLEYQEPKTKPFAQLVSKLSPNGRKTLVVTATTDKNTLLSARNVPRVRLITASDVNALDVLGAQRVVVLKDAIAKLEERLA